A genome region from Campylobacterota bacterium includes the following:
- a CDS encoding flagellar hook capping FlgD N-terminal domain-containing protein — protein MAIDAFGNYTNGVAYADNSAKAAPVDKSKLGKDDFLKLLLLELQYQDPTSPMDTEQILQQTSQLATLEASQNTNDSLEKLAAALTTSMQYTGLSAIGKLADTGSNAVVLEEGEDATFELYFPVDIMGGKFNILDSAGNIVKSVPIDETSKGIAQYTWDGTDNNGVVKDAGIYYVEAPYTAADGTTGTSRVGIYPIQSIRYEEGTTYAKLGSNYVDFSKIVEVTDI, from the coding sequence ATGGCTATCGACGCATTCGGAAACTACACCAACGGAGTCGCTTACGCGGACAACTCGGCCAAAGCGGCACCCGTAGACAAAAGCAAACTGGGAAAAGACGATTTTCTTAAGCTCCTGCTCCTCGAACTGCAGTACCAGGATCCCACCTCCCCGATGGATACCGAGCAGATCCTGCAGCAAACGTCGCAGCTCGCAACGCTCGAAGCGAGCCAGAACACCAACGATTCACTCGAGAAACTGGCTGCCGCACTGACCACGTCGATGCAGTACACCGGCCTTTCGGCGATCGGCAAACTCGCCGATACCGGCAGTAACGCCGTCGTCCTCGAAGAAGGGGAAGACGCGACGTTCGAGCTTTACTTCCCGGTCGATATCATGGGCGGCAAATTCAATATCCTCGACAGCGCGGGGAACATCGTCAAAAGCGTACCCATCGACGAAACGTCCAAAGGGATCGCGCAGTACACGTGGGACGGAACCGACAACAACGGCGTCGTCAAGGATGCGGGAATCTATTACGTCGAAGCGCCCTATACCGCCGCCGACGGAACAACCGGAACCAGCCGGGTGGGCATCTATCCGATCCAGTCGATCCGCTACGAAGAGGGAACCACTTACGCCAAGCTCGGTTCCAACTACGTCGATTTCAGCAAAATCGTCGAAGTCACCGACATCTAA
- a CDS encoding flagellar hook-basal body complex protein, with amino-acid sequence MTQGYYTGLSGIMSHQYGLDIVSDNIANVNTVGFRGVTSEFAELFSNVVSSAGSTPTSNDIGTGSRLQATGMITQSGSLLPTDRFSDLAIGGNGWFGVVANNNTYYTRAGNFTFDTALKNPNDPNSSVARLTTTQGYYVTGTMLTNYDYVEGFDYGDNDTGAYLIREPADDVAYNAVGAQGILELPAKLAYPVEPSTLAEFRGNIGRENAIRSISSDVISPNNEINRLKLTFEQHVETDASGNIIVPWDGLTWDVVATVTSNDGDTVYDTQSGQAVFDASGGLASFTIPSVDNDGATVAIDVGTGFEGIVSIEGNEFWGRGSADGVSGGVLTKYGVNINGIVSAEFSNGRQSALGRVAVYHFQNDQGLERAGDTLFTQSSNSGEPFFWTDAEGNAIPGATIYSNMLENSNVRLDVGLTDMIIMQRAYQANAKTITTVDEMIQKALSMRK; translated from the coding sequence ATGACGCAGGGATACTACACCGGCCTCTCGGGGATCATGAGCCACCAATACGGCCTCGATATCGTCTCGGACAACATCGCCAACGTCAACACGGTGGGATTTCGCGGGGTCACTTCCGAATTTGCCGAGCTCTTCTCGAACGTCGTCTCCAGCGCGGGGAGCACTCCGACATCCAACGACATCGGAACAGGGTCGCGCCTCCAGGCGACCGGGATGATTACCCAAAGCGGATCGCTCCTCCCCACCGACCGTTTCAGCGACCTCGCCATCGGCGGAAACGGCTGGTTCGGCGTCGTGGCGAACAACAACACCTATTACACCCGTGCGGGGAATTTCACTTTCGACACGGCGCTGAAAAACCCCAACGATCCCAATTCCTCCGTCGCCCGTCTCACCACGACACAAGGCTACTACGTGACGGGAACGATGCTGACCAACTACGACTACGTCGAGGGATTCGACTACGGCGATAACGATACGGGGGCCTATCTCATCCGCGAGCCCGCCGACGACGTCGCCTACAACGCGGTCGGGGCGCAGGGGATACTCGAACTTCCCGCCAAGCTCGCCTATCCCGTCGAGCCCTCCACCCTGGCGGAGTTCAGAGGAAACATCGGGCGGGAAAACGCGATCCGCTCCATCAGTTCGGACGTCATCAGCCCCAACAACGAAATCAACCGGCTGAAACTCACGTTCGAGCAGCACGTCGAAACCGACGCGAGCGGCAACATCATCGTCCCCTGGGACGGCCTCACCTGGGATGTCGTCGCCACCGTCACCTCCAACGACGGCGACACCGTCTACGACACCCAAAGCGGACAGGCGGTTTTCGACGCCTCGGGAGGGCTTGCAAGCTTTACGATCCCCTCGGTCGACAACGACGGCGCGACGGTCGCGATCGACGTGGGAACCGGTTTCGAAGGGATCGTCTCCATCGAAGGGAACGAATTTTGGGGACGCGGCTCGGCCGACGGCGTATCGGGCGGCGTTCTCACCAAATACGGCGTCAACATCAACGGTATCGTCAGCGCCGAATTTTCCAACGGCCGCCAGAGCGCCCTGGGGCGGGTAGCGGTCTACCATTTCCAAAACGACCAGGGGCTCGAACGGGCGGGGGATACCCTCTTTACCCAAAGTTCCAACAGCGGAGAGCCGTTTTTCTGGACCGATGCCGAAGGAAACGCAATACCCGGAGCGACGATTTACAGCAACATGCTCGAAAATTCCAACGTCCGGCTGGACGTCGGGCTGACCGACATGATCATCATGCAGCGCGCCTATCAGGCCAACGCCAAAACGATCACCACCGTCGATGAGATGATCCAAAAAGCGCTCTCGATGCGCAAATAA
- a CDS encoding flagellar hook-basal body complex protein — MLKSLFSGVTGLQSHQIAMDVESNNIANVNTIGYKYSRANFSDLLAQTNQIATAPQGDLGGKNAVQVGLGTTVSSITRIHSQGSIQNTDKNTDVAIQGDGFFIVSADGGNTYKYTRSGDFKFDASGNFVDNNGFIVQGWLRDEDTGLVDSTAPITNIRIPSGLTTPAFASSEIVVKANLSSSAIVDQYNPTYQIDSTGVITTADGRTVPAADAEDMGIMFNGNGEAFQLTSASATTFAGGGQGVTISFDGGVTVRDFRYTDGSPAAGLVAGGALPLNANDTYYFNTVADLRAALQTFAQVTSAGSTVEVNDQGKFVLRNTAGSALAIEVDPIVDANTIENQRFTETFATMAGALPVGTSVKQSQPINTATHATSIDVYDSLGGKHTVTINFRKDSINTTTGFTDWRYNVTVPVPGSLSGATAPNLNILEGGVITFDSNGALSTYNIPSIDFSPNNGAAANQQVTLNFGTLGAYDGITSFDNDSGTSGISQDGYPGGDLVGIRIDQSGTLVGSFTNGRSFGLAQIGMAKFSNNEGLVSDGGNVYLQSANSGDPIIGTAATAGRGFMQSSALEASNVDLSKALTQLIIIQRGYQANGKTITTSDTLLETLIGLKR, encoded by the coding sequence ATGCTGAAGTCACTTTTCTCAGGCGTCACCGGGTTGCAGTCGCATCAGATTGCCATGGACGTGGAATCGAACAACATCGCCAACGTCAATACGATCGGGTACAAATACTCCCGCGCCAACTTTTCGGATCTGCTGGCTCAGACCAACCAGATCGCTACGGCTCCGCAGGGAGATCTTGGGGGTAAAAACGCCGTACAGGTTGGATTGGGGACGACGGTCAGCTCGATCACCCGCATCCACTCCCAAGGTTCCATCCAGAACACCGACAAAAATACCGACGTCGCGATTCAGGGGGACGGGTTCTTCATCGTCTCGGCCGACGGCGGGAACACCTACAAATACACCCGTTCGGGGGACTTCAAATTCGACGCGTCGGGCAATTTCGTCGACAACAACGGCTTCATCGTCCAGGGATGGCTCCGCGACGAAGACACCGGGCTGGTCGATTCGACCGCACCGATCACCAACATCCGTATCCCCTCGGGTCTGACGACGCCGGCTTTCGCCAGCAGTGAAATCGTCGTCAAAGCCAACCTCAGCTCCAGCGCCATCGTCGACCAGTACAACCCGACGTACCAGATCGACTCGACGGGTGTCATCACGACCGCGGACGGGCGTACCGTCCCTGCGGCCGACGCCGAAGACATGGGGATCATGTTCAACGGCAACGGCGAAGCGTTCCAGCTCACCTCCGCCAGCGCCACTACGTTCGCCGGCGGCGGACAGGGGGTCACGATCTCGTTTGACGGCGGCGTGACGGTCCGCGACTTCCGCTACACCGACGGCTCTCCCGCCGCAGGGCTGGTTGCCGGAGGCGCTCTTCCGCTTAATGCCAACGATACCTACTACTTCAATACGGTCGCCGATCTGCGCGCCGCATTGCAGACGTTTGCCCAGGTGACATCGGCCGGTTCGACCGTCGAAGTCAACGATCAGGGGAAATTCGTTCTGCGCAACACGGCGGGTTCGGCGCTGGCCATCGAGGTCGATCCGATCGTCGACGCCAACACGATCGAAAACCAGCGTTTCACCGAAACGTTCGCCACGATGGCCGGAGCGCTCCCGGTCGGTACGTCGGTCAAACAGTCCCAGCCGATCAATACCGCCACCCATGCGACCAGTATCGACGTCTACGACTCACTGGGGGGGAAACACACCGTCACGATCAACTTCCGCAAAGATTCGATCAACACGACGACCGGATTTACCGACTGGCGCTATAACGTCACCGTTCCGGTTCCCGGATCGCTGAGCGGGGCGACGGCGCCGAACCTGAACATCCTCGAAGGCGGGGTCATCACGTTCGACAGTAACGGGGCCCTCTCCACCTACAACATCCCCAGCATCGACTTCTCGCCGAACAACGGGGCCGCGGCGAACCAGCAGGTCACCCTCAACTTCGGAACCCTGGGCGCATACGACGGGATCACCAGTTTCGACAACGATTCGGGTACCAGCGGTATCAGCCAGGACGGTTACCCCGGAGGCGACCTGGTCGGGATCCGTATCGACCAGAGCGGTACCCTTGTCGGGAGCTTCACCAACGGACGTTCATTCGGTCTGGCACAGATCGGTATGGCCAAATTCTCAAACAACGAAGGTCTCGTAAGCGACGGCGGAAACGTCTACCTCCAGTCGGCCAACTCGGGCGACCCGATCATCGGTACGGCGGCGACGGCGGGACGCGGTTTCATGCAGTCTTCGGCTCTCGAAGCCTCCAACGTGGACCTCTCCAAAGCGTTGACGCAGCTCATCATCATCCAGCGCGGTTACCAGGCGAACGGTAAAACGATCACCACTTCCGATACCCTTCTTGAAACCCTCATCGGGCTCAAACGTTAA
- a CDS encoding RDD family protein, whose protein sequence is MQRQTVRKKKRLPPRSEAPKTAFAPFRSRALGFMTDIFMIGLPISLLVSAFFGYDQMHTAGGLDVIVADPKARTNPPDPIASAMQMGLFLIAYVWFWHRSGQTPGKKLARIRVVDARTLQNAPYWKLILRFVGYFVSALTLFGFFVGFLRKDGRALHDLLSGTAVIRES, encoded by the coding sequence ATGCAACGGCAAACAGTGAGAAAGAAAAAACGGCTCCCGCCACGATCCGAAGCGCCGAAAACGGCGTTTGCCCCCTTCCGGTCGCGCGCGCTCGGGTTCATGACCGACATTTTCATGATCGGGCTGCCGATCTCGCTGCTCGTGAGCGCTTTTTTCGGGTACGACCAGATGCATACGGCAGGCGGCCTGGATGTGATCGTCGCAGACCCCAAAGCCCGCACCAATCCCCCCGACCCGATCGCATCGGCCATGCAGATGGGTCTGTTTCTGATCGCCTACGTCTGGTTCTGGCACCGCAGCGGCCAGACACCGGGCAAAAAGCTCGCCCGCATCCGCGTGGTGGACGCACGGACGCTCCAAAACGCCCCGTACTGGAAACTGATCCTCCGCTTCGTCGGCTATTTTGTATCGGCACTTACCCTGTTTGGCTTTTTCGTGGGGTTCCTGCGCAAAGACGGGCGTGCGCTGCACGATCTGCTCAGCGGTACCGCGGTCATCCGCGAATCGTAA
- a CDS encoding MFS transporter produces the protein MAPLVAAFYFVYFALVGVHIIFVPKILSLIGYDPIEIGTVFAAAPLVRFALPFLFLRGFRLDQRTFFIALALMGGSAAGFYPALESFWPLLTVNILFGIGLALILPYIEVIALESIGKERYGRIRLFGSIGFIAVSVLLVEYLSGPYVGIAFLIAAAWVTVVLGALIGLRQRHAPSSECADERCRFGIGDHLMLWLGFFLMQVSFGPFYNFFTIYATDHGVSLQTTVWLWSFGVIAEIVMFYFQGPLLRGNLHRLLVITASVTALRWLIVALFPDSVAMLYASQVLHAFSFALFHSSAIALLFHLYSARRLAQQFFFGISYGLGGFVGALGAGALYQYTPPLLFVGGAVAALGAAAAFKRYRPL, from the coding sequence ATGGCACCGCTCGTCGCCGCCTTCTATTTCGTCTACTTCGCCCTGGTCGGGGTGCACATCATTTTTGTCCCCAAAATCCTCTCCCTGATCGGCTACGACCCGATCGAAATCGGCACCGTATTCGCCGCCGCGCCACTGGTACGGTTTGCCCTGCCGTTTCTTTTTCTGCGGGGTTTCCGCCTCGACCAGCGCACCTTTTTCATCGCCCTTGCCCTGATGGGGGGATCGGCGGCGGGGTTTTACCCCGCACTGGAGTCTTTCTGGCCCCTTTTGACGGTGAACATCCTCTTTGGGATCGGCCTGGCCCTCATCCTCCCCTACATCGAGGTGATCGCCCTCGAATCGATCGGGAAAGAGCGCTACGGCCGCATCCGCCTTTTCGGCTCCATCGGGTTCATCGCCGTCTCCGTGCTCCTCGTCGAATACCTCAGCGGCCCCTACGTCGGGATCGCTTTTCTGATAGCCGCCGCCTGGGTCACCGTTGTTCTCGGGGCGCTGATCGGGCTGCGCCAGCGTCACGCCCCCTCCTCCGAATGCGCTGATGAGCGATGCCGTTTCGGGATCGGCGATCACCTCATGCTCTGGCTCGGTTTTTTCCTCATGCAGGTAAGCTTCGGCCCGTTTTACAATTTTTTCACGATTTACGCGACCGATCACGGCGTCAGCCTCCAGACGACGGTTTGGCTCTGGAGCTTCGGCGTGATCGCCGAAATCGTCATGTTCTACTTCCAAGGACCCCTGTTGCGCGGAAATCTGCACCGGCTGCTCGTCATCACCGCATCGGTTACGGCGCTGCGCTGGCTCATCGTCGCCCTTTTTCCCGACAGCGTCGCCATGCTCTACGCGTCGCAGGTGCTTCATGCATTCAGCTTCGCCCTTTTCCACTCCTCGGCGATTGCGCTGCTCTTTCACCTTTACAGCGCACGGCGTCTGGCACAGCAGTTCTTTTTCGGAATCTCCTACGGTCTGGGGGGGTTTGTCGGAGCGCTGGGGGCGGGAGCGCTGTACCAGTATACGCCGCCGCTGCTCTTCGTCGGCGGAGCGGTCGCGGCGCTGGGTGCGGCCGCGGCATTCAAGCGCTATCGCCCTCTTTAA
- a CDS encoding DUF481 domain-containing protein, whose translation MIRKIVWMALGASALLGSDGQIVTHSEFSYINTKGNTDTTSLAFEGNAKTSVGVHVFRAHVDAYRSSDSGQTSKDKWSSELNYDYRLCPRVSLNYLAGYKQDRFSGFDYQLYTGPGMGVRPLEEPAHTLDLQANVLYGRDKPENLPEDDYFSSKLGAIYRWQVQENLKFIQEATYRINLEDTRYSFFYSKSAVETKINSSLSMGISYKIDYVNTPPPPSKNTDRTFLASLIIDY comes from the coding sequence ATGATTCGAAAAATCGTTTGGATGGCGTTGGGCGCGTCCGCGCTCTTGGGAAGCGACGGCCAAATCGTGACCCACAGCGAGTTTTCCTATATCAACACCAAGGGGAACACCGACACCACATCGCTGGCGTTTGAGGGGAATGCGAAAACATCGGTCGGGGTCCATGTTTTCCGCGCCCACGTCGATGCCTACCGTTCGAGCGACAGCGGCCAGACGTCGAAGGACAAATGGTCGAGCGAGCTCAACTACGACTACCGGCTCTGCCCCAGAGTCTCGCTCAACTATCTCGCCGGATACAAGCAGGACCGTTTCAGCGGATTCGACTACCAGCTCTATACCGGGCCCGGGATGGGGGTTCGACCACTGGAGGAGCCGGCGCATACCCTGGATCTTCAGGCGAACGTCCTCTACGGCCGGGACAAACCCGAAAACCTTCCCGAGGACGACTATTTTTCGAGCAAGCTGGGGGCGATTTACCGCTGGCAGGTGCAGGAAAATCTCAAATTCATCCAGGAAGCGACCTACCGGATCAATCTCGAAGATACCCGCTACAGCTTCTTTTACAGCAAAAGCGCGGTCGAGACGAAGATCAACTCCTCCCTCTCGATGGGGATCAGCTACAAAATCGACTACGTCAATACCCCGCCTCCGCCGTCAAAAAATACCGACCGCACTTTTCTCGCGTCGCTGATTATCGATTATTAA
- a CDS encoding mechanosensitive ion channel domain-containing protein, producing MLKKIEHVEDKVGYYTDLALSYATEYGLKLLGALAIFFIGKWIVRKIVMLMRRAMERSRVDETLISFAGNALSVALMIAVIVAAASNLGINTTSFVAVFGAAGLAIGLALKDTLSNVGAAVLIIFFRPFKVGDFIETAGVMGTVKTINLFSTTLTTTDNRSIIIPNGALISGNIINYTGNETRRIDMVFDIDYKDDLKLAKTVILEILEAHPKVLQEPEPLVAVGALAQNSVQIVARPWVHVDDYWNTMFEVTEAVKEAFDRNRITVPFPQMVTHVVQEGEK from the coding sequence ATGCTGAAAAAAATCGAGCACGTCGAGGACAAAGTGGGGTATTACACCGACCTGGCCCTGAGTTACGCGACCGAGTACGGCCTTAAACTCCTCGGGGCGCTGGCGATCTTTTTCATCGGGAAATGGATTGTCCGAAAAATCGTGATGCTGATGCGCCGCGCGATGGAGCGTTCCCGCGTCGACGAGACGCTGATCAGTTTTGCGGGGAATGCCCTGAGCGTTGCACTGATGATCGCCGTTATCGTGGCGGCGGCCAGCAACCTGGGGATCAATACCACCTCGTTCGTCGCCGTATTCGGTGCGGCGGGTCTTGCGATCGGCCTCGCGCTCAAAGACACCCTCTCCAATGTCGGTGCGGCGGTGCTGATCATCTTTTTCCGGCCGTTCAAGGTGGGGGATTTTATCGAGACGGCGGGAGTAATGGGGACGGTCAAGACGATCAACCTCTTTTCGACGACGCTGACGACGACCGACAACCGTTCCATCATCATCCCAAACGGAGCGCTGATTTCGGGGAATATCATCAACTACACGGGCAACGAGACGCGGCGGATCGACATGGTGTTCGATATCGACTACAAAGACGACCTCAAACTCGCTAAAACGGTTATCCTTGAAATCCTCGAAGCTCATCCCAAGGTGCTTCAAGAGCCTGAACCGCTGGTCGCGGTAGGTGCCCTGGCCCAGAATTCGGTTCAAATCGTCGCCCGTCCGTGGGTCCATGTGGACGACTACTGGAATACGATGTTCGAGGTGACCGAAGCGGTCAAGGAGGCGTTTGACCGCAACCGGATCACCGTGCCGTTTCCGCAGATGGTGACCCATGTCGTGCAGGAAGGGGAGAAATGA
- a CDS encoding DUF309 domain-containing protein — translation MAQTSEGITQAFGAFALALAQGRYYEAHEELEILWYPRRFEDDDEIRFWKGCINAAVSFELIKRGRPLPSRKAWGTYLKYRGCLERLVTPRKELYVRITQTIDQHRSFMMSEFLKAMEFRHACKRFDTQKKIPSEQFDSILEVARLSPSSFGMEPWRLIVVRNPSLRKALKPSCWNQSQIVEASELVIFTTDDDSVRSGTPYVRKMFNRRGLDEEAVNTYMNVYKNYLEPIECDEALLRNWTAKQCYIACANMMTYAATLGIDSCPIEGFDREEIEAILDLDEGRSVALICAFGYRVNPQGEHKRLDPGQIVEYR, via the coding sequence TTGGCGCAAACATCTGAGGGTATAACGCAGGCGTTCGGGGCGTTTGCCCTTGCCCTTGCCCAGGGGCGGTATTATGAAGCCCACGAGGAGCTCGAGATATTGTGGTATCCCCGCCGCTTCGAAGACGATGACGAGATACGTTTCTGGAAAGGGTGTATCAACGCCGCGGTCAGTTTCGAGCTGATCAAGCGGGGGCGCCCCCTCCCCTCGCGCAAAGCGTGGGGGACGTACCTCAAATACCGGGGGTGTCTTGAGCGCCTTGTTACCCCCCGTAAAGAACTCTACGTTAGAATTACGCAAACCATAGACCAACACCGGAGCTTCATGATGTCCGAATTTTTAAAAGCGATGGAATTCCGTCACGCCTGCAAGCGTTTCGATACCCAAAAAAAGATCCCCTCCGAGCAGTTTGATTCGATCCTCGAAGTGGCCCGCCTCTCTCCTTCGTCTTTCGGGATGGAGCCGTGGCGGCTGATCGTGGTGCGCAACCCTTCGTTGCGCAAGGCGCTCAAGCCCTCGTGCTGGAACCAAAGCCAGATCGTCGAGGCGAGTGAACTGGTTATTTTCACGACCGATGATGATTCGGTGCGCAGCGGGACTCCTTATGTCCGTAAAATGTTCAACCGCCGCGGACTCGACGAAGAGGCGGTGAATACCTACATGAACGTCTACAAAAACTACCTGGAGCCGATCGAATGCGACGAAGCGCTGCTGCGTAACTGGACCGCCAAGCAGTGCTATATCGCCTGCGCCAACATGATGACCTATGCGGCGACCCTGGGGATCGACAGCTGTCCGATCGAGGGATTCGACCGCGAAGAGATCGAAGCGATACTCGACCTTGATGAAGGACGCAGCGTGGCGCTCATCTGCGCGTTCGGCTATAGGGTGAACCCGCAGGGCGAGCACAAACGGCTTGATCCGGGACAGATCGTCGAATACCGTTAA
- a CDS encoding helicase-related protein yields MAKKKKKMIKLNQAIRRFFGDEGFDEGIERVPSETLIALAHTLGVFDGTTDKAGLIKTFRRIWSEGESDNRALIVEFFHHEGKIYPNPKPKEKPHEREEKIDEFLDAFDISADERRELHAAFIDVRTRKITPEKIAAKLEHLRYVGKRETLEKALDGKLGYDDRLEFYAPIVYTLGNERFTKIQVLKTPPLNERRLHEEDIDTLTAEIALLKQTLTSQKQEQTDRFTATLDPHRYLSPGEIVSALKSAPPTASESDVPLPLSVLKRLLGETANLSEHGDDLLIETTHTIKLPHTSQTIEYTAHHTLDLSRITQAVWKQEDIGIETMIAETLEEEKRLFFAELELLVSECRERSRLLALEEERLHALVIETLLPFLSGTLHISAKTSRRVLFAFDQKIAGELLRRQRQELLARTVRDFKNLFPLARSLRRKLILHIGPTNSGKTYGAFEHLRKAGTGYYLAPLRLLALEGYETLKEHGVAASLITGEEQLIDEDATHISSTIEMLGFETEADVCVIDEVQMIGDRDRGWAWANAIIGAPAKTVIMTGSPNAREAVVALAEYLNEPLEIVEFERKNPLELLRTPTPIDAIEEGTALIAFTRANALRLKQQLSKTYRTSVIYGNLSPEVRREEARRFREGETQILVATDAISMGLNLPIKTLLFSKADKFDGQNQRFLTPGEVQQIAGRAGRYGITEKGYVGALSADVLKKIAPLFNAQPEPIRIPFNVMANFDHVMLVSNILEERSLSAIIAFFVDNMKFEGPFRAANLESMQEASAIVDRFDLDMRTKYTLATAPLSTSSPLVMASFERYVRALEQKKPIAYIPPRHLGSHALTMEELQEAEDRIKEISLYLWLSYRLGEYFIDAEKARAFRGELNRFIENSLQQSHFVPRCKMCSKPLPPQSEFSICQSCFNKLNRSKQGVREGARAPLREGTAKKRPYR; encoded by the coding sequence ATGGCAAAGAAAAAGAAAAAAATGATCAAACTCAACCAGGCGATCCGCCGTTTTTTCGGTGATGAAGGATTTGACGAGGGGATCGAACGGGTCCCTTCCGAAACGCTGATCGCGCTGGCCCATACGCTTGGGGTCTTCGACGGTACCACCGACAAAGCGGGGCTCATCAAAACGTTCCGGCGGATCTGGTCGGAAGGGGAGAGCGACAACCGCGCCCTCATCGTCGAGTTTTTCCATCACGAAGGGAAAATCTACCCGAACCCCAAACCCAAGGAAAAACCTCACGAACGCGAAGAGAAGATCGACGAGTTCCTCGACGCCTTCGACATCTCCGCCGACGAGCGGCGGGAACTGCACGCCGCGTTTATCGACGTCCGGACCCGCAAAATCACCCCCGAGAAAATCGCCGCCAAACTCGAGCACCTCCGCTACGTCGGCAAACGCGAAACGCTCGAAAAAGCGCTCGACGGGAAACTCGGTTACGACGACCGGCTGGAGTTTTACGCCCCGATCGTCTACACCCTGGGAAATGAGCGTTTTACCAAAATACAGGTTCTCAAAACCCCTCCGCTCAACGAACGGCGCCTACATGAGGAAGATATCGACACCCTCACCGCGGAGATCGCCCTTCTCAAACAAACCCTTACATCACAAAAACAGGAACAAACCGACCGTTTTACGGCGACCCTCGATCCCCATCGCTACCTAAGCCCCGGCGAGATCGTTTCGGCACTCAAAAGCGCGCCGCCCACCGCCTCGGAAAGCGATGTTCCCCTCCCTTTGAGCGTCCTCAAACGCCTTCTGGGCGAAACCGCGAACCTCAGCGAACACGGCGACGATCTGCTGATCGAAACGACCCACACGATCAAACTCCCCCACACGTCCCAAACGATCGAGTACACCGCTCATCACACCCTCGATCTCTCCCGCATCACCCAAGCGGTCTGGAAACAAGAGGATATCGGCATCGAAACAATGATCGCCGAAACGCTCGAAGAGGAAAAACGGCTCTTCTTCGCCGAACTGGAGCTGCTCGTCTCGGAGTGCCGCGAGCGCTCGCGTCTGCTGGCCCTGGAGGAAGAGCGGCTCCATGCCCTCGTGATCGAAACGCTCCTCCCGTTTTTGAGCGGAACCCTTCACATCAGTGCCAAGACCTCCCGCCGCGTCCTTTTCGCGTTCGACCAAAAAATTGCCGGCGAGCTGTTGCGCCGACAGCGCCAGGAACTTCTCGCCCGGACCGTACGCGACTTTAAAAACCTTTTTCCCCTCGCCCGTTCGCTACGCCGTAAGCTGATCCTTCACATCGGCCCCACCAACAGCGGCAAGACCTACGGCGCATTCGAACATCTGCGCAAAGCGGGGACGGGATATTATCTCGCCCCGTTGCGGCTCCTAGCCCTGGAAGGGTACGAAACGCTTAAAGAACACGGCGTCGCAGCCTCCCTCATCACCGGGGAAGAGCAGCTGATCGACGAAGACGCCACCCACATCAGTTCAACGATCGAAATGCTCGGATTCGAGACCGAAGCCGACGTCTGTGTCATCGACGAAGTCCAGATGATCGGAGACCGCGACCGGGGATGGGCCTGGGCAAACGCCATCATCGGCGCACCCGCCAAAACGGTGATCATGACGGGGTCTCCGAACGCGCGTGAAGCGGTCGTGGCACTCGCCGAATACCTGAATGAGCCGCTCGAAATCGTCGAATTCGAACGCAAGAACCCCCTCGAGCTCCTCCGCACCCCCACCCCGATCGACGCGATCGAAGAGGGTACGGCCCTCATCGCCTTCACCCGTGCCAACGCGCTGCGGCTCAAACAGCAGCTTTCCAAAACGTACCGCACCAGCGTCATCTACGGCAACCTGAGCCCCGAAGTGCGCCGGGAAGAAGCCCGCCGGTTCCGCGAAGGGGAGACGCAGATCCTCGTCGCGACCGACGCCATCAGCATGGGGCTCAACCTCCCGATCAAAACGCTGCTGTTTTCCAAAGCCGACAAATTCGACGGCCAGAACCAGCGCTTCCTCACCCCCGGCGAAGTGCAGCAGATCGCCGGGCGGGCGGGGCGCTACGGCATCACCGAAAAAGGGTACGTCGGGGCGCTCAGCGCCGACGTCCTCAAAAAAATCGCCCCCCTTTTCAACGCCCAGCCCGAGCCGATCCGCATCCCGTTTAACGTCATGGCCAATTTCGACCACGTCATGCTCGTCTCGAACATCCTCGAAGAGCGCTCCCTCTCCGCCATCATCGCATTTTTCGTCGACAACATGAAGTTCGAAGGCCCCTTCCGTGCCGCCAACCTCGAGTCGATGCAGGAAGCCTCGGCCATCGTTGACCGTTTCGATCTGGACATGCGGACCAAATACACCCTCGCAACCGCCCCGCTCTCGACCTCCTCCCCGCTGGTGATGGCCTCTTTCGAACGCTACGTCCGCGCACTGGAGCAGAAAAAACCGATCGCCTACATCCCTCCGCGCCATCTGGGAAGCCATGCGCTGACAATGGAAGAGCTGCAGGAAGCCGAAGACCGGATCAAAGAGATCAGCCTTTACCTCTGGCTTTCCTATCGGCTCGGGGAGTATTTCATCGACGCCGAAAAAGCCCGCGCATTCCGGGGTGAACTCAACCGCTTTATCGAGAATTCGCTCCAGCAAAGCCATTTCGTCCCACGCTGCAAAATGTGCTCCAAACCGCTGCCGCCGCAGAGCGAATTCAGTATCTGCCAAAGCTGTTTCAACAAACTAAACCGTTCCAAACAAGGGGTGAGAGAAGGCGCAAGAGCGCCGCTTCGGGAGGGGACGGCGAAAAAACGGCCGTACCGTTAA